Proteins encoded in a region of the Quercus lobata isolate SW786 unplaced genomic scaffold, ValleyOak3.0 Primary Assembly Scq3eQI_51, whole genome shotgun sequence genome:
- the LOC115973042 gene encoding kinesin-like protein KIN-10C produces the protein MHNFTQLKFVGPFFIDNTSIKPNLGISFLGSLVAPSFLVFSCNRKESYGVNYCYEQNEDNDLIFSREVKPLILGVFEECNSTVIACGARGSGKTFVIQGFDEKPGFATLAIAEILSMAEQNGNLVTISFYEVYQEHVYDLLDPKQPTFSILVDKGKIQHKVFQVPVKSVTEFHKLHASMCGSCKSVQKIVGELPSRNHRGLIIHLVSPSKNDDICLVGKMNFIDLAGYEDARRKSADDLNLVESTKINRSIYAIHNVVYSLNANESHVPYWESKLTHMLKDSLGGLNRILMITCLNPSFCQDFVYMVSLASWSCLGINRGVVDSTKKAKSSTRPMVPSSHKQNILLRSVSTTVKKHTASKVHLSEKKANCLASALKGRKLFDEAIHRTTSEKVSNILLSTEYQVIMILPR, from the exons ATGCACAATTTTACTCAATTGAAATTTGTTGGTCCCTTCTTTATTGACAACACCTCTATCAAGCCAAATCTTGGTATTAGCTTTCTCGGGTCTCTTGTTGCTCCAAGT TTTCTTGTCTTCTCTTGCAATCGTAAAGAGTCCTATGGAGTTAATTACTGTTACGAGCAAAATGAAGACAATGATTTGATATTCTCAAGGGAGGTAAAGCCCTTGATTTTGGGGGTTTTTGAAGAATGTAACTCCACTGTTATCGCGTGTGGAGCAAGAGGGAGTGGAAAGACTTTTGTAATTCAG GGCTTTGATGAGAAACCAGGTTTCGCTACACTAGCCATAGCTGAAATTCTTTCTATGGCTGAGCAAAATGGGAATTTGGTTACTATATCTTTCTATGAGGTTTATCAAGAGCATGTGTATGATCTTTTGGATCCAAAACAGCCAACATTTTCTATATTGGTAGATAAAGGAAAAATTCAACACAAA GTTTTCCAAGTTCCCGTCAAATCTGTTACAGAATTTCACAAACTACATGCCAGCATGTGTGGTTCGTGTAAATCAGTTCAAAAAATAGTAGGTGAACTTCCTTCTAGGAACCATAGGGGTTTAATAATACATCTTGTGTCTCCCAGTAAAAATGATGACATTTGTCTTGTAGGCAAGATGAATTTCATTGACTTGGCAG GGTATGAAGATGCCAGAAGAAAGAGTGCTGATGACCTTAATCTTGTTGAAAGTACCAAAATTAATCGGTCCATATATGCCATACATAATGTCGTTTATTCACTAAATGCCAACGAAAGCCATGTACCTTACTGGGAAAGCAAGCTTACTCACATGTTAAAAGATTCTTTGGGTGGGCTGAACAGAATTTTAATGATCACTTGCTTG AACCCATCCTTTTGCCAAGATTTTGTGTACATGGTAAGTTTAGCATCTTGGTCTTGTCTAGGTATCAATCGGGGTGTAGTGGACTCCACAAAGAAAGCCAAAAGTTCAACAAGACCAATGGTGCCTTCTTCACATAAGCAGAATATTCTACTTAGAAGTGTTTCCACTACTGTGAAGAAACATACAGCTTCAAAAGTGCATCTTTCTGAAAAGAAAGCCAATTGTTTGGCTTCTGCACTGAAAGGAAG GAAACTATTTGATGAAGCAATTCATCGGACCACATCTGAGAAGGTATCCAATATTTTGCTTTCTACTGAATATCAAGTAATCATGATTCTGCCCAGATAA